The following coding sequences are from one Humulus lupulus chromosome X, drHumLupu1.1, whole genome shotgun sequence window:
- the LOC133806087 gene encoding protein FAR1-RELATED SEQUENCE 5-like: protein MEIDKAGGSKRKTSITRTGCQASFRVVMMGDEGPWICKEFQPLHNHDKAALDELRFLRSNRSVSETLVAQVRSLNQVGIRTSHIISHLAMQSGGYERMPCKLRDVYNKVAHVKRNEKRCTDSDGALGYLDCLSKRDPNFFIQYQCDVDNRLGKLFWADGYSRRDFVAFSEVIGFDTTYMTNKYNKPLTIILGVNHHFKTCIFGMALLNSEDEQTYFWLLDKFIECHNHVTPKVVVTDGDGAIKNVVLKYFPNATHRLCAWHLCTNALKISKDPQLLQGFQDVMYNYYTIEEFMQKWGELIHNFDLHSSQWCTNTYHSRRSWAETYLRGKFFAGMRTNQRCESMNSSINKFLHASYSLREFVTSIDVAMKKLRHVEREDDYNSRHSSPPIPGPKNALKTYHEQCAKLYTRNMYYKVADQIKAEHVFFVNNCEDNGESFSYSLSKFQHEDIRVDILGCNEIPSYEDNTTVSPAETVE from the coding sequence ATGGAAATTGACAAGGCCGGTGGGAGCAAACGAAAAACATCTATTACTAGGACTGGTTGCCAAGCTAGTTTTCGAGTCGTAATGATGGGCGATGAGGGTCCGTGGATTTGCAAGGAATTCCAACCTCTGCACAACCATGACAAGGCAGCATTAGATGAGTTGCGATTTCTGAGATCAAACCGTTCCGTGTCAGAAACCCTAGTTGCTCAAGTGAGGTCATTGAACCAAGTTgggataagaacttcacacatcaTCTCCCACTTGGCAATGCAGTCTGGTGGGTACGAAAGGATGCCTTGCAAGCTACGAGATGTTTACAACAAGGTCGCCCATGTCAAAAGAAATGAGAAAAGATGTACAGATTCAGATGGTGCTTTGGGATATTTGGATTGTCTGTCAAAGAGGGATCCAAATTTCTTCATTCAATATCAATGTGACGTGGACAACAGATTGGGGAAACTATTCTGGGCGGACGGATATTCTCGACGGGATTTCGTCGCATTCAGTGAGGTTATTGGATTTGACACAACATATATgacaaacaaatataataaaccCCTGACAATTATTTTGGGCGTCAATCATCATTTCAAGACCTGCATATTTGGAATGGCACTGCTTAACTCCGAGGATGAGCAAACTTACTTTTGGTTGCTTGACAAATTTATTGAATGCCACAATCATGTAACACCAAAGGTTGTGGTGACAGATGGAGATGGAGCTATCAAAAATGTTGTCTTGAAGTACTTCCCAAATGCAACTCATCGGTTGTGTGCGTGGCACCTGTGTACCAACGCTTTAAAAATTTCAAAAGACCCCCAATTATTACAAGGATTTCAAGATGTCATGTACAACTATTACACAATAGAGGAATTCATGCAAAAATGGGGGGAATTAATACACAATTTTGACCTCCATTCTAGCCAATGGTGCACCAACACTTATCACAGTCGCCGTTCATGGGCAGAGACATACCTAAGAGGGAAATTTTTCGCCGGAATGCGGACCAACCAAAGATGTGAGTCCATGAATTCAAGTATTAACAAATTCCTACATGCAAGTTATAGTCTCCGTGAATTCGTTACCTCGATTGACGTTGCTATGAAAAAGTTGAGGCACGTCGAGAGAGAAGATGATTACAATAGTCGACACAGTAGTCCTCCAATACCaggtcccaaaaatgctcttaagaCGTACCATGAGCAGTGTGCCAAATTGTACACTAGAAATATGTACTATAAAGTGGCTGATCAAATCAAAGCGGAACATGTGTTCTTTGTCAACAATTGTGAAGACAACGGTGAATCATTCTCCTACAGTTTGTCAAAGTTCCAACACGAGGATATCCGTGTAGACATTTTGGGCTGTAATGAAATACCGTCATATGAAGATAATACCACAGTCTCTCCTGCTGAAACGGTGGAGTAA